A region of Thiofilum sp. DNA encodes the following proteins:
- a CDS encoding polymer-forming cytoskeletal protein — protein sequence MFGKSSKPAPAPAPMPLPAAPLSPSPTLSAPLPVNTQPQEPKVRSARVDTLIGRGTTIDGDLQFSGGLHIEGTVKGNLIAENDEATLILSEQGRIIGEVRVPSMVLNGSIDGDVFAHGKVELFEKARICGDVYYNLLEMAVGAEVNGKLVRQKPDANKTKPVAPALPTIPAPTPALESPVENNNSAN from the coding sequence ATGTTTGGTAAGAGTTCTAAACCCGCCCCAGCGCCTGCCCCCATGCCCCTTCCAGCCGCTCCGCTGAGTCCTTCACCTACTTTAAGTGCTCCCCTGCCAGTGAATACACAACCTCAAGAGCCTAAGGTACGCAGTGCCCGTGTTGATACCTTGATTGGTCGTGGTACTACCATTGATGGTGATTTACAGTTTTCCGGTGGTTTACATATTGAGGGAACAGTTAAAGGTAATCTCATTGCTGAGAATGATGAGGCAACCCTCATTCTGAGTGAGCAAGGCCGTATTATTGGTGAAGTGCGTGTACCGAGTATGGTATTAAATGGCTCGATTGATGGCGATGTGTTTGCTCATGGCAAGGTTGAATTATTTGAAAAAGCGCGTATTTGCGGTGATGTGTATTATAACCTGCTAGAAATGGCAGTAGGTGCTGAGGTGAATGGTAAATTAGTGCGCCAAAAACCTGATGCTAACAAAACTAAACCTGTAGCTCCTGCTCTCCCCACTATTCCAGCTCCAACACCTGCTTTAGAGTCTCCGGTTGAGAACAATAATTCTGCTAATTAG
- the erpA gene encoding iron-sulfur cluster insertion protein ErpA produces the protein MTVETASPLLFTDAAAAKVKALIAEERNDALMLRVFVTGGGCSGFQYGFTFDESENEGDTAVEKNGVKLLIDPMSFQYMVGAEIDYTEGLEGAQFVIRNPNATTTCGCGSSFSP, from the coding sequence ATGACAGTTGAGACCGCATCTCCTCTGCTTTTTACAGATGCAGCCGCTGCCAAGGTAAAGGCCTTAATTGCTGAAGAACGCAATGATGCACTCATGTTACGGGTATTCGTAACAGGGGGCGGTTGTTCAGGGTTCCAATATGGCTTTACTTTTGATGAAAGTGAAAATGAAGGCGATACTGCTGTGGAGAAAAATGGGGTTAAGCTTTTGATTGATCCTATGAGCTTTCAATACATGGTAGGCGCTGAAATTGATTACACTGAAGGATTAGAAGGAGCACAATTTGTGATCCGTAATCCTAATGCCACCACGACTTGCGGTTGTGGCTCATCTTTCAGCCCCTAA
- the glnD gene encoding [protein-PII] uridylyltransferase: MSVFEQTDAFIRQYQAFLKTEPSRPPHYRHYLNQARELLSQQFNAGLDIRTLLHAHTHVIDNLLKDLWEHILPEAANLNATLIAVGGYGRRELHPQSDIDLLILLKATPDPHCSEKLGQFITMLWDIGLEVGHSVRTLPECEAVARQDLTIITNLIESRYVTGSHDLFEALNKIIAPENMWSSQEFFLAKLEEQKQRHIKFGDTSYRVEPNLKEGRGGLRDIQMITWIIKREYGQLSLQELHEHQLLEPGEYSTLQRGRAFLWRIRFLLHEITKRKEDRLLFDYQYTLAQAFGYNDPNRNIAVEAFMHQYYRTITELERLTEVLIGVLRDKVLMLTYPAPVMLGEHYQRYGSYLAVNSPDTFILYPTALLEIFLVMQITQGITSLTPDTIRLIRRNVHRIDNSFRQQARHRQIFRQILQQKTGITFVMRLMNRLGILAAYIPAFASIVGRMQYDLFHVYTVDEHTLWVLRNLRNYSTPKGEKEMPFCSQVFRNLQKPELLYLAGLFHDIAKGRNGDHSELGAKDAYEFCREHNMDLHDAGIVSWLVRNHLIMSVTAQRKDISDPEVIADFADQIVEQSRLDYLFLLTIADIRGTNPKLWNGWKESLLHELYHATRRYLQARIPHSRQTDSLVSEKKRAALERLTKEGFSVDECESLWDRLGEEYLLQHSVESICWHAECLLTNSEQNLPVVQLSETASGNINLVFIYGHDKGDLFFRVAATMEQLNLNIVQARLVSIDDHDLYTLHVLGSNNQLINKDDEEYVIQTLKHNLTIPEIVPRKHHRPRILRNFDIPTRVYFRQNSERHLTEMELRTGDMPGLLSRLGAVFYELDLTVRNALITTLGEQAEDVFYITWRDGEPITETYDQEYIRARITEALKL; encoded by the coding sequence ATGAGTGTATTTGAGCAAACTGACGCATTTATTAGACAATATCAAGCCTTTTTGAAAACAGAGCCTTCGCGTCCACCACACTATCGCCACTATTTAAACCAAGCTCGTGAATTACTCAGTCAGCAATTTAATGCTGGCTTGGATATTCGCACCCTACTGCACGCTCATACCCATGTGATTGATAATTTGCTCAAAGATTTATGGGAGCACATTTTACCTGAAGCCGCTAATTTAAATGCTACTTTAATTGCGGTGGGGGGCTATGGGCGACGTGAGCTACACCCTCAATCCGATATTGATTTATTAATTTTACTTAAAGCCACACCTGATCCCCATTGTAGTGAAAAGCTAGGGCAATTTATTACTATGCTGTGGGATATTGGTTTAGAAGTGGGGCATAGTGTACGCACCCTGCCAGAATGTGAGGCAGTAGCTCGCCAAGATTTAACCATTATTACTAATTTAATTGAATCTCGTTATGTCACAGGGAGCCATGATTTATTTGAAGCCCTCAATAAAATCATCGCGCCTGAGAATATGTGGTCTAGTCAAGAATTTTTCCTTGCTAAACTAGAAGAACAAAAACAACGTCATATTAAATTCGGTGATACTTCTTATCGTGTTGAACCTAATCTAAAAGAAGGGCGCGGGGGATTGCGCGATATTCAAATGATCACTTGGATTATTAAACGCGAATACGGTCAATTATCTCTACAAGAATTACATGAGCACCAATTATTAGAACCGGGTGAATATAGTACCTTACAACGCGGACGGGCATTTTTATGGCGTATTCGTTTTCTCTTGCATGAAATCACTAAGCGCAAAGAAGATCGTTTATTATTTGATTATCAGTATACGCTTGCTCAGGCCTTTGGTTATAACGACCCTAATCGTAATATCGCGGTCGAAGCTTTTATGCACCAATACTACCGTACCATTACCGAGCTGGAGCGCTTAACTGAAGTATTGATTGGTGTATTACGTGATAAAGTCTTAATGCTAACTTATCCTGCGCCTGTGATGTTAGGGGAGCATTATCAACGTTATGGAAGTTATTTAGCGGTTAACTCGCCAGATACCTTTATTCTTTACCCTACTGCATTATTAGAAATTTTTTTAGTGATGCAAATTACCCAAGGCATTACTAGCCTAACTCCCGATACCATTCGTTTAATTCGGCGCAATGTGCATCGGATTGATAATAGCTTTAGGCAACAAGCGCGTCATCGGCAAATATTCCGCCAAATTCTCCAGCAAAAAACCGGTATTACCTTTGTGATGCGCCTGATGAATCGCTTGGGTATTTTAGCCGCTTATATACCTGCCTTCGCTAGTATTGTCGGGCGCATGCAATATGATTTATTCCATGTATATACTGTGGATGAGCATACGCTTTGGGTACTACGTAATTTACGCAATTACAGCACCCCTAAAGGCGAAAAAGAGATGCCTTTTTGCAGCCAAGTATTTCGCAATTTACAAAAACCAGAGTTATTATATTTAGCGGGTTTATTCCATGATATAGCCAAAGGGCGTAATGGCGATCACTCTGAGTTAGGCGCAAAAGATGCGTATGAGTTTTGCCGTGAACATAATATGGATTTACATGATGCGGGAATAGTTAGCTGGTTAGTACGCAATCATTTAATTATGAGTGTTACCGCACAACGTAAAGATATTAGTGACCCCGAAGTGATTGCTGATTTTGCCGATCAAATTGTCGAACAAAGCCGCTTAGATTATTTATTCTTACTCACTATCGCAGATATTCGTGGCACTAATCCTAAGCTCTGGAATGGCTGGAAAGAATCATTATTACATGAGCTTTATCATGCTACGCGCCGCTATTTACAAGCGCGTATACCGCACTCGCGTCAGACTGATTCATTAGTGAGTGAGAAAAAACGTGCCGCGCTAGAACGTTTAACTAAGGAAGGTTTTTCAGTTGATGAATGTGAAAGTCTATGGGATCGTTTAGGTGAGGAATACTTATTACAGCACTCCGTTGAATCCATTTGTTGGCATGCAGAATGTTTATTAACCAATTCAGAACAAAATTTACCCGTAGTGCAATTAAGTGAAACCGCATCAGGTAATATTAATCTAGTATTTATTTACGGACATGACAAAGGGGATTTATTTTTCCGTGTGGCTGCCACGATGGAGCAATTAAATCTTAATATTGTACAAGCTCGCCTAGTATCAATTGACGACCATGATTTATATACTCTGCATGTATTAGGATCTAATAATCAGCTCATTAATAAAGACGATGAAGAGTATGTGATTCAAACCCTAAAGCATAATTTAACTATTCCAGAGATCGTACCGCGCAAACATCACCGTCCGCGTATTCTGCGTAATTTCGATATTCCTACACGGGTTTATTTCCGTCAGAATAGCGAGCGCCACCTCACTGAAATGGAATTAAGAACGGGTGATATGCCCGGCTTATTATCACGTTTGGGAGCAGTGTTTTATGAATTAGATTTAACGGTGCGTAATGCGTTGATTACGACATTAGGCGAACAAGCAGAAGACGTATTTTATATTACTTGGCGCGATGGTGAACCGATTACGGAGACTTATGATCAAGAGTATATTCGGGCGCGTATTACTGAAGCATTGAAACTATAA
- the map gene encoding type I methionyl aminopeptidase produces MTITIKTSEEIAKMRIAGRLAAEVLEMIEPHVKPGVSTDELNTLCHDYIVNVQKAIPAPLNYGRPPFPKSICTSINHQVCHGIPSDKRLKKGDEVNIDITVLKDGYHGDTSKMFSVGEPTVAGKRLALITQRCMYLGILQVKPGVKLSAIGKAIQAYAHSQNCSVVQEFCGHGIGAKFHEDPQVLHYYNADNDKVIMEPGMIFTIEPMINQGKRDIKVLPDQWTVVTKDHKLSAQWEHTVLVTDTGFEILTLRQEEQGWQERMAQ; encoded by the coding sequence ATGACTATTACCATTAAAACATCTGAAGAAATTGCAAAAATGCGAATTGCTGGGCGACTCGCGGCCGAAGTATTAGAGATGATTGAGCCGCATGTAAAACCCGGTGTGAGTACTGATGAGCTAAACACTCTTTGTCATGATTATATTGTGAATGTACAAAAAGCGATTCCTGCACCTTTAAACTATGGTCGACCGCCTTTCCCTAAATCCATCTGTACCTCTATCAATCATCAGGTGTGCCACGGTATTCCAAGCGATAAACGCCTCAAAAAAGGTGATGAAGTCAATATTGATATTACAGTCCTAAAGGATGGCTATCACGGCGATACCAGTAAAATGTTTTCCGTCGGTGAACCTACCGTAGCAGGTAAACGCTTAGCGCTCATTACGCAACGCTGCATGTATTTAGGTATTTTACAAGTCAAACCGGGCGTGAAACTTAGTGCTATCGGCAAAGCGATTCAAGCGTATGCTCACAGTCAAAACTGTAGTGTAGTTCAGGAGTTTTGTGGTCATGGCATTGGGGCAAAATTCCATGAAGACCCACAAGTATTACATTATTACAATGCTGATAATGATAAAGTGATTATGGAGCCGGGGATGATCTTTACCATTGAACCTATGATCAATCAAGGCAAACGCGATATTAAAGTGTTGCCTGATCAATGGACAGTGGTGACTAAAGACCATAAATTATCCGCGCAATGGGAGCATACCGTATTAGTCACTGACACGGGCTTTGAAATTCTTACCCTAAGACAAGAAGAACAGGGTTGGCAGGAACGCATGGCACAATGA
- the rpsB gene encoding 30S ribosomal protein S2, with translation MPKVTMRQMLEAGVHFGHQTRYWNPKMAPYIFGERNKIHIINLEQTLPMFNDALNFIGKLASKNGRILFVGTKRSAREAIQDAALSCRMPYINHRWLGGMLTNFKTVKQSIRRLKDLEKGMEEGAMMRLNKKEILMQQRELEKLERSLGGIKEMKGLPDAIFVIDVGYEKIALQEARKLGIPVIGVVDTNNPLINVDYPIPGNDDAIRAIQLYVTAVADTINEARATITNHSGAAEESAEEEVEEEVVVAADLDDEADQD, from the coding sequence ATGCCTAAAGTTACCATGCGTCAAATGCTGGAAGCCGGTGTTCACTTCGGACACCAAACTCGTTATTGGAATCCTAAGATGGCTCCGTACATCTTCGGTGAGCGCAATAAAATTCACATCATCAACTTAGAGCAAACTCTGCCTATGTTTAATGATGCGCTGAACTTTATCGGCAAATTAGCCTCCAAAAACGGCAGAATTTTATTCGTTGGTACTAAACGCTCTGCTCGTGAAGCGATTCAAGATGCAGCACTTTCTTGCAGAATGCCTTATATCAATCACCGCTGGTTAGGCGGTATGTTGACCAACTTCAAGACTGTTAAGCAATCGATTCGTCGCTTAAAAGATCTGGAAAAGGGTATGGAAGAAGGCGCGATGATGCGCTTGAATAAAAAAGAAATCTTAATGCAACAGCGCGAACTCGAAAAATTAGAGCGCAGCTTGGGCGGCATTAAAGAAATGAAAGGTTTACCTGATGCGATTTTCGTGATTGACGTGGGCTATGAAAAAATCGCCCTGCAAGAAGCGAGAAAATTAGGTATTCCAGTGATTGGGGTAGTCGATACCAATAACCCCTTAATCAATGTTGATTATCCCATTCCCGGTAATGATGACGCGATTCGTGCTATTCAACTTTATGTCACAGCCGTAGCCGATACTATCAACGAGGCTCGTGCCACTATTACTAATCATAGTGGTGCAGCAGAAGAGTCTGCGGAAGAAGAAGTTGAAGAAGAAGTCGTAGTCGCTGCTGATTTGGATGATGAAGCAGATCAAGACTAA
- the tsf gene encoding translation elongation factor Ts yields MAITAKMVQELRERTGAGMMDCKKALTETNGDMEAAIDLMRKTGALKAEKKSGRIAAEGRVVIKTTPDSKVAALVEVNSETDFVAKDTNFVEFAEAVADALLANRPADLEAVAALRLASGQTVEEARTALVAKIGENIQVRRFQIIEATEGSIATYLHSNNKIGVAVSSTGDAELGKDLAMHIAAARPVCVDESGVPADIVARERDVQLDIVMQSGKSREIAEKMLEGKMRKFLAELTLLGQAFVKDQNQTIAQLLKAKGATVAGFVRLEAGEGIEKKQENFADEVAQAAQSV; encoded by the coding sequence ATGGCTATTACCGCTAAAATGGTACAAGAACTGCGTGAGCGTACTGGCGCAGGGATGATGGATTGTAAAAAAGCGCTGACTGAAACCAATGGTGATATGGAAGCAGCGATTGATTTAATGCGTAAAACAGGCGCATTAAAAGCTGAGAAAAAGTCTGGACGGATTGCGGCTGAAGGTCGAGTCGTTATTAAAACCACTCCTGATAGCAAAGTAGCTGCTTTAGTAGAAGTGAATAGCGAAACCGATTTCGTTGCTAAAGATACTAACTTTGTAGAATTTGCTGAAGCAGTGGCAGATGCACTATTAGCTAATCGCCCCGCTGATTTGGAAGCTGTAGCCGCTTTGCGCTTAGCTAGTGGTCAAACAGTGGAAGAAGCACGTACCGCATTAGTAGCTAAAATTGGTGAAAATATCCAAGTACGTCGTTTCCAAATTATTGAAGCCACTGAGGGTTCAATTGCCACTTATCTGCACAGCAATAATAAGATTGGTGTCGCGGTGAGTAGCACAGGCGATGCGGAATTAGGTAAAGATTTAGCTATGCACATTGCTGCTGCTCGCCCCGTGTGTGTGGATGAGTCAGGTGTACCTGCTGATATTGTGGCGCGTGAACGTGACGTACAATTAGACATTGTAATGCAAAGTGGCAAAAGCCGTGAAATTGCTGAGAAAATGTTAGAAGGTAAGATGCGTAAGTTCTTAGCTGAACTCACATTATTAGGTCAAGCTTTCGTTAAAGATCAAAACCAAACCATCGCACAACTGTTAAAGGCAAAAGGTGCTACAGTGGCAGGCTTCGTGCGTTTAGAAGCAGGTGAAGGGATTGAGAAGAAGCAAGAAAACTTTGCTGATGAAGTAGCGCAAGCGGCTCAATCGGTCTAA
- the pyrH gene encoding UMP kinase, with amino-acid sequence MTLRTQPQRILLKLSGEALMGEQDTGIDPVILNRVGREILEVQAQGVQVALVIGGGNLFRGAGLAAAGMDRVRGDQMGMLATVMNAIAMQDCIEQLGGQCDVMTAMTLEGMTERFNAHEARTRLQQGKVVICAAGTGNPFFTTDTAASLRAVELKADLLLKATKVDGIYTKDPKKHADAVRYEHLTFNEAIEQQLGVMDLTAMVMCRDNRLPLCVFDMFAANALTAIVRGEAMGTMVEV; translated from the coding sequence ATGACTTTGCGCACTCAACCCCAACGTATCTTATTAAAACTCAGTGGCGAAGCTTTGATGGGGGAGCAAGACACGGGTATCGATCCGGTGATTTTGAATCGCGTAGGACGTGAGATTTTAGAAGTACAAGCTCAAGGCGTGCAGGTTGCCTTAGTGATTGGCGGGGGCAATCTGTTTCGTGGTGCAGGTTTAGCCGCAGCAGGTATGGATCGGGTACGGGGTGACCAGATGGGCATGCTAGCGACGGTGATGAACGCTATTGCTATGCAGGATTGCATCGAGCAACTAGGCGGACAATGTGATGTAATGACTGCTATGACGCTTGAGGGCATGACGGAACGTTTTAATGCTCATGAAGCCAGAACACGTTTACAGCAGGGTAAGGTTGTGATTTGTGCGGCAGGTACGGGCAATCCTTTCTTTACTACCGATACGGCTGCTAGTTTACGGGCGGTGGAGTTAAAAGCGGATTTGCTCTTGAAAGCCACTAAAGTCGATGGCATTTATACTAAAGATCCTAAAAAGCATGCTGATGCCGTGCGTTATGAGCACTTAACCTTTAATGAGGCGATTGAGCAACAGTTAGGTGTGATGGATTTAACCGCAATGGTAATGTGTCGCGATAATCGACTACCCTTGTGTGTGTTTGATATGTTTGCAGCTAATGCCCTCACCGCTATTGTGCGTGGAGAGGCAATGGGTACTATGGTAGAGGTTTAA
- the frr gene encoding ribosome recycling factor — protein MLNDIKKDAEVRMQKSIEALKAAFVKIRTGRAHPSLLDHVTVDYYGSPVPLSQVANISAEDARTLTVTPWEKPMVAVIEKAILNSDLGLNPNSAGTTIRVPLPPLTEERRKDLVKVVRGEAEGARVAIRNIRRDANDKLKTLQKDKQISEDEERRGQEAVQKVTDQYIKEVDVVLERKEQDLMAV, from the coding sequence ATGCTAAACGATATTAAGAAAGACGCTGAAGTACGAATGCAGAAAAGTATTGAAGCGCTTAAAGCCGCTTTTGTAAAAATTCGCACGGGACGCGCTCATCCTAGTTTATTGGATCATGTGACGGTTGATTATTATGGTTCGCCAGTGCCCCTAAGCCAAGTGGCTAATATATCGGCTGAAGATGCTCGTACTTTGACAGTTACACCGTGGGAAAAACCTATGGTGGCAGTGATTGAAAAGGCTATTTTAAATTCCGACTTAGGCTTAAATCCGAATAGTGCCGGAACGACTATTCGTGTGCCTTTACCTCCTTTAACCGAAGAGCGGCGTAAAGACCTAGTGAAAGTAGTACGGGGTGAGGCAGAGGGGGCACGAGTCGCTATTCGTAATATTCGCCGTGATGCCAATGACAAATTAAAGACCTTACAAAAAGATAAGCAAATTTCTGAAGATGAAGAGCGCCGTGGTCAAGAAGCGGTGCAAAAGGTAACTGACCAATATATTAAGGAAGTGGATGTCGTTTTAGAACGTAAAGAACAAGACTTAATGGCGGTGTAA